From the genome of Pelobates fuscus isolate aPelFus1 chromosome 6, aPelFus1.pri, whole genome shotgun sequence, one region includes:
- the COPS4 gene encoding COP9 signalosome complex subunit 4 isoform X2 has product MAACVRQDLTQLMNSSGSHKDLAGKYRQILEKALQLPGQEQLEALKAFVEAMVNENVSLVISRQLLTDFCTHLPNLPDNIAKEIYHFTLEKIQPRVISFEEQVASIRQHLASIYEKEEDWRNAAQVLVGIPLETGQKQYNVDYKLETYLKIARLYLEDDDPVQAEAYINRASLLQNESTNEQLQIHYKVCYARVLDYRRKFIEAAQRYNELSYKTIVHESERMEALKHALHCTILASAGQQRSRMLATLFKDERCQQLAAYGILEKMYLDRIIRGNQLQEFAAMLMPHQKATTGDGSSILDRAVIEHNLLSASKLYNNITFEELGALLEIPAAKHVKLCQHGISRFNLYVSK; this is encoded by the exons gtaTCGTCAAATACTAGAAAAGGCTCTTCAGCTTCCTGGACAAGAACAACTTGAAGCTCTAAAAGCATTTGTTGAAGcaa tggtAAATGAAAATGTCAGCTTGGTGATCTCGCGTCAGCTGCTCACTGACTTCTGCACTCACCTACCCAATCTGCCTGATAATATAGCAAAGGAAATATATCATTTCACCCTGGAAAAGATCCAGCCCAGAGTCATTTCTTTTGAAGAGCAG GTTGCATCAATTAGACAGCACTTGGCATCCATTTATGAGAAGGAAGAAGACTGGAGAAATGCAGCCCAGGTACTCGTTGGGATACCTCTGGAAACCGGACAGAA GCAGTACAATGTAGACTATAAACTAGAGACCTACCTTAAAATTGCTCGATTGTATCTGGAAGATGATGATCCTGTGCAGGCTGAAGCTTACATAAATAGGGCTTCTTTGCTGCAGAATGAGTCTACCAATGAGCAGCTGCAGATCCATTACAAG GTTTGCTATGCCCGTGTTCTTGATTACAGAAGAAAATTTATTGAAGCTGCACAAAGGTATAATGAGTTGTCCTACAAAACCATAGTTCATGAAAGTGAAAGGATGGAAGCATTAAAGCATGCATTGCATTGCACTATACTGGCTTCTGCAG GACAGCAGCGTTCCAGAATGCTGGCAACCTTGTTCAAGGATGAACGATGCCAGCAGCTTGCAGCCTATGGAATTCTAGAAAAGATGTATCTGGACCGGATCATCAGGGGAAACCAGCTCCAAGAGTTTGCAGCCATGCTTATGCCTCATCAGAAAGCCACCACTGGAGATG GATCAAGTATTTTGGACAGAGCCGTCATAGAACATAACTTGTTATCAGCAAGCAAACTCTACAACAACATTACCTTTGAGGAGCTTGGAGCCTTGTTGGAGATACCAGCTGCCAAG caCGTGAAGCTTTGCCAACATGGGATAAGCAGATTCAATCTTTATGTTTCCAAGTGA
- the COPS4 gene encoding COP9 signalosome complex subunit 4 isoform X1, producing the protein MAACVRQDLTQLMNSSGSHKDLAGKYRQILEKALQLPGQEQLEALKAFVEAMVNENVSLVISRQLLTDFCTHLPNLPDNIAKEIYHFTLEKIQPRVISFEEQVASIRQHLASIYEKEEDWRNAAQVLVGIPLETGQKQYNVDYKLETYLKIARLYLEDDDPVQAEAYINRASLLQNESTNEQLQIHYKVCYARVLDYRRKFIEAAQRYNELSYKTIVHESERMEALKHALHCTILASAGQQRSRMLATLFKDERCQQLAAYGILEKMYLDRIIRGNQLQEFAAMLMPHQKATTGDGSSILDRAVIEHNLLSASKLYNNITFEELGALLEIPAAKAEKIASQMITEGRMNGFIDQIDGIVHFETREALPTWDKQIQSLCFQVNNLLEKISQTAPEWTAQAMEAQMAQ; encoded by the exons gtaTCGTCAAATACTAGAAAAGGCTCTTCAGCTTCCTGGACAAGAACAACTTGAAGCTCTAAAAGCATTTGTTGAAGcaa tggtAAATGAAAATGTCAGCTTGGTGATCTCGCGTCAGCTGCTCACTGACTTCTGCACTCACCTACCCAATCTGCCTGATAATATAGCAAAGGAAATATATCATTTCACCCTGGAAAAGATCCAGCCCAGAGTCATTTCTTTTGAAGAGCAG GTTGCATCAATTAGACAGCACTTGGCATCCATTTATGAGAAGGAAGAAGACTGGAGAAATGCAGCCCAGGTACTCGTTGGGATACCTCTGGAAACCGGACAGAA GCAGTACAATGTAGACTATAAACTAGAGACCTACCTTAAAATTGCTCGATTGTATCTGGAAGATGATGATCCTGTGCAGGCTGAAGCTTACATAAATAGGGCTTCTTTGCTGCAGAATGAGTCTACCAATGAGCAGCTGCAGATCCATTACAAG GTTTGCTATGCCCGTGTTCTTGATTACAGAAGAAAATTTATTGAAGCTGCACAAAGGTATAATGAGTTGTCCTACAAAACCATAGTTCATGAAAGTGAAAGGATGGAAGCATTAAAGCATGCATTGCATTGCACTATACTGGCTTCTGCAG GACAGCAGCGTTCCAGAATGCTGGCAACCTTGTTCAAGGATGAACGATGCCAGCAGCTTGCAGCCTATGGAATTCTAGAAAAGATGTATCTGGACCGGATCATCAGGGGAAACCAGCTCCAAGAGTTTGCAGCCATGCTTATGCCTCATCAGAAAGCCACCACTGGAGATG GATCAAGTATTTTGGACAGAGCCGTCATAGAACATAACTTGTTATCAGCAAGCAAACTCTACAACAACATTACCTTTGAGGAGCTTGGAGCCTTGTTGGAGATACCAGCTGCCAAG GCAGAAAAAATTGCATCTCAGATGATTACAGAGGGTCGGATGAATGGTTTCATTGACCAGATTGATGGTATTGTACATTTTGAAA caCGTGAAGCTTTGCCAACATGGGATAAGCAGATTCAATCTTTATGTTTCCAAGTGAATAATCTGTTAGAAAAGATTAGCCAGACTGCGCCTGAGTGGACGGCTCAAGCAATGGAAGCACAGATGGCACAGTGA
- the COQ2 gene encoding 4-hydroxybenzoate polyprenyltransferase, mitochondrial, which translates to MNLTSSRILSLCRSIPRASHRYFRYDTCGQWQGTSSTYPHSQMTSLYGLKNQVFARCLHSLSAFSGCKCWKPAVSHHSHHKTEIHGSKRSLSFSAAVVVESMPKNVQPYLRLMRLDKPIGTWLLYLPCTWSIALAAEPGGLPDISMLALFATGAVLMRGAGCTINDMWDRDFDKKVERTASRPIASGDISRFQALVFLGGQLSLALGVLLCLNNYSIALGAASLSLVITYPLMKRITYWPQLVLGLTFNWGALLGWSAVKGLCDWSVCLPLYVSGVMWTLIYDTIYAHQDKKDDVLVGVKSTALRFNDQTKQWLSGFSVALLSGLTLTGLSCEQTLPYYTAVTLIGAHLAHQIYTLDINNAEDCWKKFSANRTVGLLLFLGIVLGNLWKGHNADNIRER; encoded by the exons ATGAACCTGACCTCCTCTAGGATCCTGTCACTGTGCAGATCCATACCAAGAGCATCCCATCGGTATTTCAGATATGACACCTGCGGCCAGTGGCAAGGCACGTCTAGTACATATCCGCACAGTCAGATGACATCACTGTATGGACTTAAGAACCAGGTGTTTGCCAGATGTTTGCACAGTCTCAGTGCATTTAGCGGCTGCAAGTGTTGGAAGCCTGCTGTATCCCACCATTCACATCACAAGACTGAGATTCATGGCTCGAAGAGATCACTTAGTTTTTCTGCTGCTGTCGTGGTTGAATCGATGCCAAAAAATGTTCAGCCTTACCTACGACTTATGCGATTGGATAAACCAATTG GAACTTGGTTGTTGTACTTACCCTGCACGTGGAGTATAGCTCTAGCCGCAGAGCCGGGTGGACTCCCAGACATATCCATGCTGGCCCTGTTTGCCACAGGAGCAGTTCTGATGCGTGGTGCTGGCTGTACTATAAATGATATGTGGGACAGAGACTTTGATAAGAAG GTGGAAAGAACAGCAAGCCGGCCTATTGCATCTGGGGACATATCTCGGTTCCAGGCATTGGTTTTTCTCGGTGGACAGCTCAGTCTGGCACTTGGTGTGCTGTTATGCCTGAATAATTATAG tATTGCCCTTGGAGCAGCTTCTCTGTCGCTGGTAATAACCTATCCATTAATGAAGAGGATAACGTACTGGCCACAACTTGTGTTAG GTTTGACATTCAACTGGGGAGCCTTGCTTGGATGGTCTGCTGTGAAAGGGTTGTGTGATTGGTCAGTGTGTCTCCCTTTATATGTGTCTGGAGTAATGTGGACCCTGATATATGACACAATTTATGCGCACCAA GACAAAAAGGATGATGTACTTGTTGGGGTGAAATCAACTGCTTTGAGGTTCAATGACCAGACAAAGCAGTGGCTAAGTGGTTTCAGTGTGGCACTGCTATCAGGATTAACATTAACCGGCCTCAGCTGCGAACAAACATTACCCTATTACACTGCTGTTACACTTATTGGTGCCCACCTTGCTCATCag ATCTACACATTAGACATAAACAATGCTGAAGATTGTTGGAAAAAGTTCAGCGCAAATCGTACAGTGGGATTATTGCTCTTCCTCGGCATTGTGCTTGGAAACTTGTGGAAGGGACATAATGCCGATAACATCAGAGAAAGGTGA